The Euphorbia lathyris chromosome 3, ddEupLath1.1, whole genome shotgun sequence genome contains a region encoding:
- the LOC136222253 gene encoding uncharacterized protein: MAVAGLHNVSVLDSSFLRESQSEVVTRRDDGGRASTRASPLLQMWRELEDEHVASHARGRIGGRVLQHRVDELSSDISRLDVSDSHGSEHSCISEDLSVSENDYGQWSPGPIGSESGHEDSSDMGDTERERVRQIFREWTNCAARERTSSVTRRNNRPRAEWLGENEQERVRVIREWVQMNSRQRSTCLQRREDRGTEIEGQIEQVLDGSAVNHHNEGQIEQVLDGSAVNHHNEGRVENTRRGFRRLCGRQALIDMLKKAERERQQELQGLLEHRAVSQFAHRNRIQSLLRGRFLRNDRLVDNKRPTSTAASELGLLRQRHTVSDLREGFFSRLDSSGSRESSSISDTSSNSDVNGSESNQIQSNNFQPVVDEIQEQTESNVQESDIHGLSDGRTDIGSDIIEDRSLQEPVSGSEADSGQLSQNEIRGTQQSANVEFVQSRDSTGEHVNVNRSRSINANEAGEHIPLLSTIEMNSQLSEPTEGSSASVLSNHVDELESDAVVNVDRHQTASQVEEWQSEVVESDDIGLVEDGLGTSNWRDDQDNVVGRQHEAIANEWLENEDREMWHGDSGFQVAVESWLVEPAEQNAVLPRRMNPFYLPDDDSVYNGEIRELLSRRSVSTLLRSGFRESLDQLVRSYVERQSHGPLDWEQQGSSPTHASADQELEQQSGVQNEGQENSVQRSQHGLSSSSMPPVQQLWDQDSQHFPWPQHDVHQRFGIEWDAINDMRIDMARLQQKMNNMQRMMEACMDMQLELQRSIRQEVSAALNRSGGSAGLSENDLAEDRSKWDCVRKGVCSLCCNSNIDSLLYRCGHMCTCSKCANELVQKGEKCPMCRAPVIEVIRAYSIL, from the exons ATGGCTGTTGCTGGTCTACATAATGTTTCCGTTCTTGATTCTTCATTTCTAAGGGAATCTCAATCAGAAGTTGTGACAAGACGAGATGATGGTGGGAGGGCTAGCACCCGGGCATCTCCACTCTTGCAAATGTGGAGGGAGCTTGAAGATGAGCATGTGGCAAGTCATGCCAGAGGGAGGATCGGTGGGAGGGTTCTCCAACATAGGGTTGATGAATTGAGTTCTGACATATCAAGGCTGGATGTGTCTGATAGCCATGGAAGTGAGCATAGTTGCATTTCGGAGGATTTGAGTGTGAGTGAGAATGACTATGGGCAATGGTCACCAGGTCCAATTGGATCTGAGAGTGGACATGAAGATTCATCTGATATGGGGGATACTGAAAGGGAAAGGGTAAGGCAGATTTTTCGGGAATGGACGAATTGTGCTGCTAGGGAACGAACATCAAGTGTGACTCGGAGGAATAATAGGCCTAGAGCTGAATGGCTTGGTGAAAATGAGCAGGAGAGGGTAAGAGTTATAAGGGAGTGGGTACAAATGAACAGCCGACAGAGAAGTACTTGTCTTCAACGTAGAGAAGATCGAGGTACTGAAATTGAGGGTCAAATTGAACAAGTACTTGATGGATCTGCCGTTAACCACCACAATGAAGGTCAAATTGAACAAGTACTTGATGGATCTGCTGTTAACCACCACAATGAAGGCCGAGTAGAGAATACACGGAGGGGCTTCCGTCGATTATGTGGCAGACAGGCTCTGATTGATATGCTTAAGAAGGCTGAGAGAGAGAGACAACAAGAACTTCAAGGTTTATTGGAGCATCGGGCTGTATCACAGTTTGCTCATCGGAATCGTATTCAG TCGTTACTTAGAGGTAGGTTCTTGCGAAATGACCGACTAGTTGATAATAAGAGACCTACATCTACTGCTGCAAGTGAACTAGGCTTACTGAGGCAGAGACATACTGTATCTGATTTGAG GGAAGGATTTTTCTCCAGATTGGACTCTTCTGGTAGTCGAGAGAGCAGCAGCATCTCTGACACCTCATCTAACAGTGACGTTAATGGTAGTGAAAGTAACCAAATCCAGTCAAATAATTTTCAACCAGTTGTAGATGAAATTCAAGAGCAAACTGAGTCAAATGTCCAGGAAAGTGATATCCATGGGCTATCTGATGGTAGAACTGATATAGGAAGTGACATTATTGAGGATAGAAGTTTGCAGGAACCTGTTTCTGGATCAGAAGCAGATTCAGGCCAACTTTCACAGAATGAGATCAGAGGCACTCAACAGTCCGCAAATGTTGAATTTGTTCAAAGCAGAGATAGTACTGGAGAACATGTGAATGTTAACAGGAGCAGAAGCATCAATGCTAATGAAGCTGGAGAGCATATCCCTCTGCTATCTACTATTGAAATGAATTCTCAACTATCAGAGCCAACTGAGGGTAGTTCTGCCTCTGTCTTATCCAATCATGTGGATGAGTTAGAAAGTGATGCCGTTGTAAATGTAGATCGGCATCAAACTGCTTCACAAGTAGAGGAATGGCAGAGTGAAGTTGTGGAAAGTGATGATATTGGCTTAGTTGAAGATGGGCTTGGAACTAGCAATTGGAGAGATGATCAAGATAATGTAGTTGGACGTCAACATGAAGCCATTGCTAATGAGTGGCTTGAAAATGAGGATAGAGAAATGTGGCATGGAGATAGCGGTTTTCAGGTGGCTGTGGAAAGCTGGTTAGTAGAACCTGCTGAACAGAATGCTGTTCTTCCCCGAAGGATGAATCCTTTTTATCTGCCAGATGATGATAGTGTGTATAATGGGGAGATTAGGGAACTTCTAAGTAG GAGAAGTGTCTCTACTCTTCTTCGTAGTGGTTTCCGTGAGAGTCTTGATCAATTGGTTCGGTCATATGTGGAAAGGCAAAGCCATGGGCCCCTTGACTGGGAACAGCAAGGATCATCTCCTACTCATGCATCCGCAGACCAGGAACTGGAACAACAGAGTGGAGTTCAAAATGAGGGGCAGGAAAATTCTGTTCAAAGGAGTCAACATGGTTTATCCTCCTCATCAATGCCCCCAGTACAGCAGCTCTGGGACCAAGACTCGCAGCATTTCCCTTGGCCGCAGCATGATGTACATCAACGCTTTGGAATT GAGTGGGATGCCATTAATGATATGAGGATTGACATGGCTAGGCTACAGCAAAAGATGAATAACATGCAGAGGATGATGGAAGCCTGCATGGACATGCAACTTGAGTTGCAGAGGTCAATCAGACAAGAAGTTTCTGCCGCCCTGAATCGCTCAGGTGGTTCAGCAG GGTTGAGTGAGAACGATTTGGCTGAGGATAGATCTAAGTGGGATTGTGTGAGAAAAGGAGTTTGCTCTTTGTGTTGTAACAGTAACATTGATTCTTTGCTGTACAG ATGTGGGCACATGTGCACATGTTCAAAATGCGCAAATGAGCTGGTCCAAAAAGGAGAAAAGTGTCCAATGTGCAGGGCACCTGTAATTGAGGTGATTCGCGCTTACTCCATTTTATAA